Part of the Drosophila suzukii unplaced genomic scaffold, CBGP_Dsuzu_IsoJpt1.0 scf_24, whole genome shotgun sequence genome, gaattaaacccaataatacggattaggaacagtgagtgatgagttcgaatatcacccgttgagaagtaatactataatatttaacccttttggtatatgtattatggttgggatcaagtttggtatatttttgctggtattttttgcgtttggataaattgagggggaaaaataccaactatgtgtatatatatagtccccggtggagtaattgtaatattttcgcctttatttaaacttctgaatgaagaaaaaataccaaaatttgttggccggaggatgcgatcggttgattatttaatattggagtattgctttaatttgatttaacattccgagggaaaaatactaaaaatatatacaaaaaaattggtggacggaggatgctatgcatgcagtggagtgctggtatttttcccgtttaaataaaataaattttacggagtaaataccaaaaaaatactaaaaagtttgatggtaaataaaacacaatgaccaaaacattttcacgtcggttggtgtaattttttattttattattttttaccggatggccgacggaaaactttaattagtcggaacgggatggtggagctaaaaaattatatgtgactgtatgtagatatgtgtatatatgtagatatttgtatatatgtagatatttgtatggatgtagatatttgtatggatgtagatatttgtatatatgtagatatttgtatggtatgtagatatttgtatggatgtagatatttgtatagatgtagatatttgtatgtatgtagatatttgcatgtatgtaattttcgccgtttttaaatttattaaataattattgccggcggggtatgtgttgttgtggaagttttcgatttattgtgtgtggactgtatttggaaaaacgaaaaaatatgtgcaagtattttagcggctgcggatatacagagtgaaaaatcttgaaaagttttgggggcctgaattggcagaacatagaaatttaataattctcactgtatgcttggcttatatttgcacaatattttttctaagcttggaattttttctcgattttgtatatgtgtatgtaaatatggatgagcggccaaatgcaattaaaaaaaggagtcggaaaaaattggcactatggccgcacgtagcaaaaggaaaatcgaagaaaaaagtggcgaagtaatttttaattgccgttgtcggatttaatcggactaggattttggacaaatcgtacagaaagtcaaacgaattatattttcgagtggctgactgcagaccggcaattaataagacgaaaagctttacttatcttatcggctcgaatggataaaaatgtacgccggggggtagcggggtaccgtggtggcgctggtggaatggcgtgggaggcgacggcgggaaaaactggcggcgtcggcgggctgcttCGCTGGCTTTCGGTGGCTTGCTGCTTGTGCgttttgctgctggtgctgcggaagctgtaggggagaaaccactcgaacgcgtatttGCCCCTTGATCGAAAAGAAGTACGCACAAAGTTAACTTGGAAAGTAGGtgggggtacgaccgcggtttatttaGTTGAACTCCAGAAATCGAACTaacttagtctaagctccgctctgcgctccaaagcgcagcggagacttcatggagggagctaggaacagcgcaggagagcgggagcgcgggagagcggtagagcggtgcagctggtgcagctggatagcggggccagtccagattcgccggacagtgggcctgaacataTACTAAATAtgttgtgacgattcgcacccgatcgtcaaagttgagcagaagtctactctgggggtctttcacacactttgtaataaaaactcagAAATTTGTTGAACCTCACCAGTTGTattcatttgtatactttcaatctttgacttaATTGCTAActtttgatttacaaattaggaaatataaaagttcggttataaacgcgaccagcttctccttatgtcttcttcgtagtgtcgtgctgctaacattagcagcagaaatctaacattcgctgttaaaactgctgttgtccactgcttctctgagtcgccagaaaacagctgtccagcttctcctAATCGACAGAAACACCCGTTCATGCCGCCCCCAATACTGGACCCAGTATTCAAAGCCTTAGACCATGCTTAAACTCTGAAAAGGTTGAAGTGTGTTATGGAGTGAATGCGGGTATATTCAAAGGTGCATGGGTTGTGTACTTGGGCTAGACTCTTCAGTAAATCTTGGCAAGGGCAAACGACAAATCTTTGACACAGACCTCTTGTAAATACCCGTTGAGGTCTTAATTGTAGCTACTCGAACGAGCCCATCGGCCCCAGGATGTAAGTCGATGATTCGCCCTAATTTCCAGTCAGAAGGACCAGTTCGATCATCCTTGATGATGATCATGTCGGTGCGCTGAAGATTGTCAGTTTCGTGGCGCCACTTGGGGCGCGCCTGCAGATGAGATAGCCAATCTGCACTCCATTTTCTCCAAAAGAGGCGAAACATCCTTTGACCATTCAGGAACTCTGTGTTTAATGAAGAATCCTTAAGACTAGGCTCAGGAAGTGACATCATCGAGTCCccgattaaaaaatgtgcagGGGTGAGAGCTTGCAAATCATCTAAGTCAGACGTTAAGGGGCATAATGGCCGAGAGTTCAAGCACGCTTATATCTGGACAAGAATGGTAGACAGCTGCTCGTACGTCATTCGAATCCCATTAAACGATCGATAAAGATGGGTTTTAACAGCTTTTACGTTGGATTCCCAGAGTCCTCCAAAGTTTGGACTATGTGGAGGATTAAAATGCCACTGAATGTTTCGACGAGTAAGTTCAGGAACTACTGTCTCTTCAATTcctttatagaattcattggTCCACAGCTTTAGAGACTTGTCGGATGAGATAAAGTTGGTTCCACAATCGCTGTATAGATGTTGACAAAAACCCCTACGTCCGATAAAGCGCTGCAGCGCCCACAGAAAATGCTGTGCCGACATTCCCGTGACTGCTTCCAAATGAATCGCTTTGCTCGCTAAGCAAATAAATACTGCAATGTATGCTTGATAGCAAGTGTGACCTCTGAATCTGGATGACTTTATCTCAATCGCACCAGTGTAATCAACTCCAGTTGCTTCGAACGCCCGTTTGGGCGGATTGACACGGTGCGCTGGTAAATCTCCCATCAGTTGGCTTGATGGTGACGGCCGGTGTTTGAAACAGGTTACGCACTGTCGCAGAATCCTTTTTACTGCCTGTTTACCGTTGACGATCCAGAAAACTTGATGAATTGTAGATAAAGTTAGTTGCACACCGCCATGTAAGGTGTTGTGATGAGCGTTCCTTATCACCAAAATCGTCAGGTGGTGGGCCTTTGGAAGGATTATTGGTGTGCGTTGAGACATGGAGAGCTGCAAAGCATTCTTAAGTCTGCCTTTAACTCTCATGAGCCCCTCATCGTCGAGAAACGGTGATAGCTGGCTGAGTTTGTTGTGTTTGGATAGAAATTTGTTGGATCATAGTCTTGATAATTCTTCCGAATAGACTTCTTGTTGAACCATCCGCACCAGTGCGAACAAAGCCTGTTGAAATTCAGATACCTGAATAGGGCCGGTGAGTCTATCCGCTTTTTTGTGACGAGTATTATAAATGAATCGTTTGACGTAGGCTGTAACGAATAAGAGGTTATTATAGGAGGAATATGATTCGATAAATGGTTGCACTTCTATACAAATGTGGGCTCCGATGTGCTTTAAGGATTGCTCTCCTGAAATAAGTTCTGATTTTGGGGACTGAACTGGATTGACTGGCCAATGCTCCTCTGAAAGATGCAGCCAATGTGGTCCGTTCCACCAAAGCGTGTGGTGTTTCAGCTGGGAAGGGGTGAGTCCGCGTGTAGCACAATCTGCTGGGTTTTCTTGCGTAAGAACATGTCTCCACTGCGATGGCGAGCTTGCCTCCAGGattgctccaattctattcgACACAAATGTCTTCCAACGCCTAGGGTCACCGCTCATCCAATACAGCACTATCATTGCATCCGACCAGTAGTGTACGGATATGGTGTGATGTGATGCTTGAAGTTGATTGACAATCCAATCGGCTAATTGTGTACACAGCAGGGCTCCGGATAACTCCACTCTCGGAATTGTTAGCGGCTTAACAGGTGTGACTCGACTGCGGGCGGCTAATAAGTTAACCTGCACGGAACCATCCGTACAACTAGCTCGAAGATAAGCGCATGCTGCATACGCCATGGATGATCCATCACAAAACATGTGTAGTTGCAACGTCGAGACATGCCTTAAATCGAGGCCTAACCACCGAGGGATGTGTATCTCTTCAATGTCGGGGAGCTCTTGAATGAGCTGTCGCCACCGCTCGGCGAGTTGATCTGGCAATGGGTCGTCCCAATCTAATGATGCGGGGGGCTCATCCTTGCGCTCGATACGAAAACTCCAAACTTCCTTCAACAGGATTTTCGCAGCGATGATCACTGGTGCCAGGTATCCCAACGGATCGAATAAGCGTGCTACTGTGGATAGTATAGAACGTTTGGTGAATATAGGATTGAGAGAAAACTtaagattaaaaccaaaaccatCTTTGTTTGGATGCCAATACAACCCTAAAGTTTTAATGGAGTCCTTATTGTTTATCTTAAAAATGCTACTGTTAGAGAGATCTGTAGTTGGGATGCTTTCTAAGATATCTGGATGGTTGGATGCCCACTTCTTGAGCTCCATGCCTGCTGATTGCAGAGCTGCGATGACATCATTGCGAATTTTTAGAGCTCCGTCGATGGTCTCGTGTCCTGTTTGAACATCGTCCACatagatttcttttttaaggacATGCCCGGCCAGAGGATAGCGTTCGCGCTCGTCGGACGCATTCTGATGTATGACTCGAATCGCCGTGAAGGGTGCCGAGGCAGTGCCAAACGTTACTGtagtcaaaaaatattccttgATGAGTCCCTTTTCATCGCGCCAGAAAATTCGCTGATACTGGGCATCTTCTTCATGCATATCTATGCAGCGATACATTTTCGTTATATCGGCCACGAAGACATACCGATGGAGACGCCAGTTGAGTATAACTCCTCCAAGATCGTTTTGTAGGGCGGGACCCGTGCATAAAATATCATTCAAAGACCTCCCGTTAGACGTTTTGCACGAAGCGTCGTATACGACGCGCATCCTTGTAGTTAAACTGTCGTCTTTGATCACCGCATGATGTGGAACGGTGCACGCAGAGATTGAGAGTTGCCTTTGAGCGTTGATCCTAGTGTGTTCTTCCTCACTACCTTTTACCTCTTTTATCTGCTTTAGATCAAAGTACTCTTGAATAGTGCTGGCATACTGTTGACTGAAATCTGGCCGATGATTAAGTTTCCTTTCCAGAGCGTGGAAACGGTTTAATGCGATTTGCCTTGACCGGCCGATCACCTGTGTGGGGTCAAACAACGTTTTTAAAGGCAAACGAACTAGATATTTCCCATTCGGCTGACGGATATGAGTTTGTTGAAAATGGTCTTCACACCATTTTTCCTCTGCGTTGAGTTGTCGTGTTGTGGAGACCTGATCCAATTCGAAAAACCTCTGTACCATGTTGTTTAGGTTTGCCAAGTTACAACGAATGGAGATTGATGTCGTCTGGGCTGCTTCAGCTGGTCCAAAAACTATCCAGCCCAGTTGTGTGTTTTGTGCAATTGGTTCTGCAACCGTCCCTTTGCGTATGTCCGGAAGCATTAATTGCGGGATAATGTCGACACCGATAAGTAGGTCAATGCGACCCGACTTGATGAAATTAGGATCTGCAAAGGATAACCCTTGGAGATGTTTACAGGACttaatgtttacattttgttttggcatttaccTGTTAGTGACCGAAGGATGAAGGCTGAGGATACGtaggcattaaaatccgatcctGAACATGAGATTATGGTGAAGTCGGTGCTGTGCCTGCACTGATTATGCGACGTATTACCAATTTCCGTGATCTCAGCTCGAACAGGATGCCGTTTGAGTCTAAGCGCTTGAACGATGTTTTCCGTGATGAGGGTGCCTTCCGAGCCATGGTCGATGAAAGCTCGAACTAAAGCTGACTGCCCAGTGGAGTTATTTACGATCCGAACCAGTGCAGTAGCAAGAAGGGTCGTTGAGTTCAGATGGGAGGCAACTGCGCTGAAAAGTTGCGTTGATGGTGCATTTTGTATTGCGCCTGCGCTCCGACCAGAGTCTGAAGTATGCTGTCGGGATACTCCAGGAGTCAATGAAGGACTTTGTTGAGCATTCGGGAAATGTAACAAAGTGTGGTGCCGTTGACCACATTGCGAGCAGTTTCGGTTGTTGTACCGTTTTACCACAAGGTTCCATGCCACTGAATAGTTGGTTTCTGTTAATGCCATATGGTTTATATCCTGGTCTCGTCCGTGCGGTATTGCTTGCTTCAAGAAATGACATTTTTGAATGTTTGAAAGAGATTGATTTTCATGTATTAGCTGCGTAAAGCTGTCATAAAAAGATGGCCAATCCGCAAAATTTCCTGAAAAGTGGGGTACGGGCAATTTGGGCAGCTGAATTGTGGGAACAGGAATGGGCACAAGGGTGTTGTTTATGGATTGATCACCTGATACCTGTATTGGGACTGGAAACTTGGTTTCGTATTCATCGGCGAAAGAACAATAAATGTGGCTGTATGCTTGGTCAAAATTGTCTTCAACAGCATCCGCAAAATATGGATGCGATCGTGGACATTGCTGTAAAATGAGCGCTTGATGATTtgtgtaaaattgttttgaaagctCGTTGAGCTTGTTGAGGCGAAACTCATAGTAGGAtttggttttctttatttgaccgtcctttttagcatttttaattagttgggTCAACCTGGAAGATAAGTCCATCTGCATTGCGTACATGTCTGCAAAAGGCTCGACCACAGCCAAAGGTGCCGAGCTCTGTTGTGCCAAATCACTACCATTACTTtcatttttacccattttaatgttttcctaTTGCACTCTGCTTTGAAAAACCACGCACAAATACTCTCACAAACACACTCACCTGTTTCAGTCGCTCCGCTCGTGTTGCGATTAAACTTTGAAGGAAGGGGACGGCAAACTTCACGGGACTAGTGTGTCGCATGAGATGGCAATAGGCATGGGTTGAATCCGCTATTCTCCTCGACTTCTTGATTCCTCCGTTATTCGAGGCTCCGTTATGGCGATGTACGTGGCAAAGGTTGCGTAACTTTGCtggtttaaattaaaagtagATTTGCAAACAAGTAAGCACAAAGATTGAAGTATGTTTACAAATATTGGAAGCTGATGAAGTTATGAGTGTATGTTCCCCTCATGGGCCACCAAAAtgttgtgacgattcgcacccgatcgtcaaagttgagcagaagtctactctgggggtctttcacacactttgtaataaaaactcggaaatatgttgaacttcaccagttgtattcatttgtatactttcaatctttgacttaATTGCTAActtttgatttacaaattaggaaatataaaagttcggttataaacgcgaccagcttctccttatgtcttcttcgtagtgtcgtgctgctaacattagcagcagaaatctaacattcgctgttaaaactgctgttgtccactgcttctcagagtcgccagaaaacagctgtccagcttctcctAATCGACAGAAACACCC contains:
- the LOC118878459 gene encoding uncharacterized protein, producing the protein MALTETNYSVAWNLVVKRYNNRNCSQCGQRHHTLLHFPNAQQSPSLTPGVSRQHTSDSGRSAGAIQNAPSTQLFSAVASHLNSTTLLATALVRIVNNSTGQSALVRAFIDHGSEGTLITENIVQALRLKRHPVRAEITEIGNTSHNQCRHSTDFTIISCSGSDFNAYVSSAFILRSLTDPNFIKSGRIDLLIGVDIIPQLMLPDIRKGTVAEPIAQNTQLGWIVFGPAEAAQTTSISIRCNLANLNNMVQRFFELDQVSTTRQLNAEEKWCEDHFQQTHIRQPNGKYLVRLPLKTLFDPTQVIGRSRQIALNRFHALERKLNHRPDFSQQYASTIQEYFDLKQIKEVKGSEEEHTRINAQRQLSISACTVPHHAVIKDDSLTTRMRVVYDASCKTSNGRSLNDILCTGPALQNDLGGVILNWRLHRYVFVADITKMYRCIDMHEEDAQYQRIFWRDEKGLIKEYFLTTVTFGTASAPFTAIRVIHQNASDERERYPLAGHVLKKEIYVDDVQTGHETIDGALKIRNDVIAALQSAGMELKKWASNHPDILESIPTTDLSNSSIFKINNKDSIKTLGLYWHPNKDGFGFNLKFSLNPIFTKRSILSTVARLFDPLGYLAPVIIAAKILLKEVWSFRIERKDEPPASLDWDDPLPDQLAERWRQLIQELPDIEEIHIPRWLGLDLRHVSTLQLHMFCDGSSMAYAACAYLRASCTDGSVQVNLLAARSRVTPVKPLTIPRVELSGALLCTQLADWIVNQLQASHHTISVHYWSDAMIVLYWMSGDPRRWKTFVSNRIGAILEASSPSQWRHVLTQENPADCATRGLTPSQLKHHTLWWNGPHWLHLSEEHWPVNPVQSPKSELISGEQSLKHIGAHISYVKRFIYNTRHKKADRLTGPIQVSEFQQALFALVRMVQQEVYSEELSRL